A DNA window from Luteolibacter luteus contains the following coding sequences:
- a CDS encoding tyrosine recombinase XerC gives MDEELEAAFLKFMEVERSASPRTLANYQLAMEACRTWFGERFLGWREVTADEFRRWLFEMMKAGLAKATIRLRFAAIRSFYKYLVHRRGLAKSPVAEVQLPKPEKKLPVVLTIAQIEELLALPLQVPLYKQTQPWMPLRDAAILELFYSCGLRISELRGLDVKDIDILGENVRVMGKGSKERIVPIGGPAMSALQRYQREAAVTNGPLFLGKSRTRITQQAIDLLLKKYLKLSSIPFKISPHKLRHSFATHLLDAGADLRSVQSLLGHASLSTTQIYTHVTKERLRQAYDEAHPRAK, from the coding sequence ATGGATGAGGAGCTGGAGGCAGCCTTCCTGAAGTTCATGGAGGTGGAGCGCAGCGCTTCGCCGCGCACGCTCGCCAACTACCAGCTGGCGATGGAAGCTTGCCGCACATGGTTCGGCGAACGCTTCCTTGGTTGGAGGGAAGTGACAGCGGATGAGTTCCGGCGCTGGCTGTTCGAGATGATGAAGGCGGGGCTTGCGAAAGCGACGATCCGCCTGCGCTTCGCCGCGATCCGGTCCTTCTACAAGTATCTCGTTCATCGCCGCGGCCTTGCGAAGAGCCCGGTGGCGGAGGTGCAGCTTCCGAAGCCGGAGAAGAAGTTGCCGGTGGTGCTGACAATCGCGCAGATCGAGGAACTGCTGGCGCTGCCGCTGCAGGTGCCGCTCTACAAGCAGACGCAGCCGTGGATGCCGCTGCGGGATGCGGCGATCCTGGAGCTCTTCTACTCCTGCGGGCTGCGTATCTCCGAGTTGCGGGGGCTGGATGTGAAGGACATCGACATCCTCGGCGAGAACGTCCGGGTGATGGGCAAGGGCTCGAAGGAGCGGATCGTGCCGATCGGTGGACCGGCAATGTCGGCGCTGCAGCGCTATCAGCGGGAAGCGGCGGTAACAAACGGGCCGCTGTTCCTTGGCAAGAGCCGGACGCGGATCACCCAGCAGGCGATCGACTTGCTGCTGAAGAAGTATCTCAAGCTAAGCTCGATCCCCTTCAAGATCTCACCGCACAAGCTGCGGCACAGCTTCGCGACGCATCTGCTCGATGCCGGGGCTGACCTGCGTTCGGTGCAGAGCCTGCTAGGCCATGCCTCGCTCTCCACCACGCAGATCTATACCCACGTGACGAAGGAGCGGCTGCGCCAGGCCTATGACGAGGCGCATCCCCGGGCGAAGTAG
- a CDS encoding Fur family transcriptional regulator has protein sequence MSEVVTQTIDRCRAAGLRRTKALEELIVTLLDSPRPMTLSELAASERLRDQCDKATVFRLLQRLAEKGVVRRLGLHERAAYFTLLIPGRHQDYLICTECGSIEAVKAPCPVHELEDEIRRKTGFRNLYHELEFFGTCPACA, from the coding sequence ATGTCCGAAGTCGTCACCCAAACCATCGACCGCTGCCGCGCTGCCGGCCTGCGCCGGACCAAGGCGCTGGAGGAACTCATTGTGACCCTGCTGGACTCGCCGCGGCCGATGACCCTGAGCGAACTCGCGGCCTCGGAACGGCTGCGCGACCAGTGCGACAAGGCCACCGTCTTCCGCCTGCTCCAGCGCTTGGCCGAGAAGGGCGTGGTGCGCCGTCTCGGACTCCATGAACGGGCCGCTTATTTCACGCTGTTGATCCCGGGACGCCACCAGGACTACCTGATCTGCACCGAGTGCGGCAGCATCGAGGCGGTGAAGGCCCCCTGCCCCGTCCACGAGTTGGAAGACGAGATCCGCCGCAAGACGGGCTTCCGCAATCTTTACCACGAACTGGAGTTCTTCGGCACCTGCCCCGCCTGCGCATGA
- the ruvB gene encoding Holliday junction branch migration DNA helicase RuvB — protein MSENFYQKTTTAPTTSFDVSLRPPVFSEFIGQEKVKDRLLLMVEAARQRGDVLDHVLLSGPPGLGKTTLANIIARATGSQLHVTSGPQIEKAGDLAGVLTNLQKGDVLFIDEIHRLHPAIEEYLYPAMEDFRLDIIIDSGPSARSIQLNLPRFTLVGATTRSGMLTAPLRSRFGLVNRLDYYTQQELAQIIERSAGLLDIPMQRDGAMEIAARSRGTPRVANALLRWVRDYAQVKGNGTITGPIADAALAMIEIDAQGLDEMDKRILEALIYKFNGGPVGVGSLAVAVGEDAATIEEVHEPFLILQGYLQRTPRGRIALPAAYTKIGATMPPPADGQPTLL, from the coding sequence ATGAGCGAAAATTTCTACCAGAAAACCACCACCGCGCCGACCACGTCCTTCGACGTTTCCCTGCGCCCGCCCGTCTTCTCGGAGTTCATCGGCCAGGAAAAGGTCAAGGACCGCCTGCTGCTGATGGTCGAGGCCGCGCGCCAACGGGGCGACGTGCTGGACCATGTGCTGCTCTCGGGCCCGCCGGGGCTTGGGAAGACGACCTTGGCAAATATCATTGCCCGGGCAACCGGCTCTCAGCTCCACGTCACCTCCGGCCCGCAGATCGAGAAAGCCGGCGACTTGGCCGGGGTGCTGACGAATCTCCAGAAGGGCGACGTCCTCTTCATCGACGAGATCCATCGCCTTCACCCGGCGATCGAGGAATACCTCTATCCCGCGATGGAGGACTTCCGGCTGGATATCATCATCGACTCCGGTCCGTCTGCCCGCTCGATTCAGCTGAATCTTCCTCGTTTCACCTTGGTGGGCGCCACCACCCGCTCCGGGATGCTCACGGCACCGCTGCGTTCGCGCTTCGGACTCGTGAACCGGTTGGACTACTACACGCAGCAAGAACTGGCCCAGATCATCGAACGTTCCGCAGGGCTGCTGGACATTCCGATGCAGCGCGATGGGGCCATGGAGATCGCCGCGCGTTCCCGTGGGACCCCGCGCGTAGCAAATGCGCTGCTCCGCTGGGTCCGCGATTACGCGCAGGTGAAGGGAAATGGCACCATCACCGGCCCAATCGCGGACGCCGCGCTGGCGATGATCGAAATCGACGCCCAAGGCCTCGATGAAATGGACAAGCGGATCCTGGAAGCGCTGATCTACAAGTTCAACGGCGGTCCGGTGGGCGTCGGTTCGCTGGCCGTGGCGGTTGGCGAAGACGCAGCGACGATCGAGGAAGTGCACGAGCCTTTCCTGATCCTGCAGGGCTACCTCCAGCGCACCCCGCGCGGCCGGATCGCCCTTCCCGCGGCCTATACCAAGATCGGTGCCACGATGCCGCCTCCGGCGGACGGGCAGCCGACCTTGCTGTGA
- the ykgO gene encoding type B 50S ribosomal protein L36, producing MKVLSSLASMKRRHADCQVVRRKGTLYVICKSNPKFKARQGATKGTRLSKQGVK from the coding sequence ATGAAAGTTCTTTCTTCTCTCGCCTCGATGAAGCGCCGCCACGCCGACTGCCAAGTCGTGCGCCGCAAGGGCACGCTCTACGTCATCTGCAAGTCCAACCCGAAGTTCAAGGCCCGCCAAGGTGCCACCAAGGGTACGCGCCTCTCCAAGCAGGGCGTGAAGTAA
- a CDS encoding MGH1-like glycoside hydrolase domain-containing protein: MTREHERLDEDLSRGKNWKRWGPYLSERQWGTVREDYSEFGNSWGEFPHDHARRRAYRWGEDGLQGWCDRQCRLCFAPALWNEKDTILKERLFGLGGNEGNHGEDVKECYYYLDSTPTHSYTKALYKYPQAKFPYTEIREKNALLGREGPELELADMGMFDNGRYFDVVQEVAKRSPEDILWRITVTNHGPDPAPIHVLPTLWFRNVWKWGSERETPLRKPSIALHGDHVFASHETLGDYLFYADSPDFDDDEEWLFTDNETDYPAIYNFGGPSEYVKDAFHKLLIQGDREAVSPLPMGTKATPHFHFMVAPGASVTVRCRLHSTLANNDIHGLEQFEETFTERIAESDAFYSEVIPKGLSHEENLICRQGYAGLLWTKQFYHYVIEDWLKGDSDGPPPPEARLKGRNSDWGHFFARDILSMPDKWEYPWFAAWDSAFHMIPFATVDPDFAKDQLLLLLREWYMHPNGQLPAYEWNFSDVNPPVHAWAVWRVYKIADPKGQRDLLFLERAFQKLLMNFTWWVNRKDMEGRHVFGGGFLGLDNIGVFDRSHALPDGGKLHQADGTAWMASYCLLMLAMSLELAAEKPAYEDIASKFFEHFVSITDAINSLGGTGLWDDTDGFYYDQLIINHDDPVPLRIRSLVGLLPMCAVTVLKQTTIESLPGFRKRMDWFLSSRPELLKYINVRRHTGDKKSALCLLAIPSEAQLRKTLQRMLDPKEFLSEFGIRSLSKAHEEEPFVFEHGGTTNEVAYTPGESNTDMFGGNSNWRGPIWFPTNFLIVEALERYHHFYGDSFKIEYPTGSGVQKTLKEVAIDICDRLISLFTPDKNGYRPCFGEAHRYTDVPHWQELLLFHEYFHAETGEGLGASHQTGWTSLVVRLVRERREKLCHKTL; the protein is encoded by the coding sequence ATGACGAGGGAACACGAACGCTTGGACGAGGATCTGAGCCGGGGGAAAAATTGGAAACGCTGGGGTCCCTACCTCAGCGAGCGCCAATGGGGGACGGTGCGCGAGGATTATTCGGAGTTCGGGAACAGCTGGGGAGAGTTCCCCCACGACCATGCCCGCCGCCGCGCCTACCGCTGGGGCGAGGACGGCCTCCAAGGCTGGTGCGACCGCCAGTGCCGCCTCTGCTTCGCTCCCGCCCTATGGAACGAAAAGGATACCATTCTGAAAGAACGCCTCTTCGGACTCGGCGGAAACGAGGGCAACCACGGGGAGGACGTGAAGGAGTGCTACTACTACCTCGATTCCACCCCCACCCACTCCTACACGAAGGCGCTCTACAAATACCCACAAGCCAAGTTTCCCTACACCGAGATCCGCGAAAAGAATGCCCTGCTCGGCCGCGAAGGCCCGGAGTTGGAACTTGCCGACATGGGAATGTTCGACAACGGACGCTATTTCGATGTCGTCCAAGAGGTCGCGAAACGCTCGCCGGAGGACATCCTATGGCGTATCACCGTGACCAATCACGGGCCGGATCCCGCGCCCATCCACGTGCTCCCCACCCTCTGGTTCCGCAATGTGTGGAAGTGGGGCAGCGAGCGCGAAACCCCGCTGCGCAAGCCATCCATCGCCCTCCATGGCGACCACGTCTTCGCCTCTCACGAAACCCTGGGGGATTACCTCTTCTATGCCGACTCTCCGGATTTCGATGACGATGAAGAATGGCTCTTCACCGATAACGAGACGGACTACCCGGCGATCTACAACTTCGGCGGGCCTTCGGAGTATGTGAAGGACGCCTTTCACAAGCTGCTGATCCAAGGGGATAGGGAGGCCGTTTCCCCGCTCCCGATGGGCACCAAGGCAACCCCGCACTTCCATTTCATGGTCGCACCCGGGGCCTCCGTGACGGTCCGCTGCCGGCTTCACTCCACGCTTGCCAATAACGACATCCACGGTCTGGAGCAGTTCGAGGAAACCTTCACCGAACGCATCGCGGAAAGCGACGCCTTCTACAGCGAGGTCATCCCCAAGGGTCTCTCGCACGAGGAGAATCTCATCTGCCGCCAGGGATATGCGGGCCTGCTCTGGACGAAGCAATTCTACCACTACGTCATCGAAGATTGGCTGAAGGGCGATAGCGACGGCCCGCCACCGCCGGAAGCGCGCCTCAAGGGACGCAATTCGGATTGGGGCCATTTCTTTGCACGCGATATCCTCTCAATGCCGGACAAGTGGGAGTATCCATGGTTCGCCGCGTGGGACTCCGCTTTCCACATGATTCCCTTCGCCACGGTCGACCCCGATTTCGCGAAGGACCAACTGCTGCTGCTGCTCAGGGAATGGTACATGCACCCGAATGGCCAGTTGCCGGCCTACGAGTGGAATTTCTCCGACGTGAATCCTCCGGTCCACGCTTGGGCGGTGTGGCGCGTCTACAAGATCGCGGACCCGAAGGGCCAGCGCGACTTGCTCTTCTTGGAGCGCGCCTTCCAGAAGCTGCTGATGAATTTCACCTGGTGGGTCAATCGCAAGGATATGGAGGGACGCCATGTCTTCGGCGGCGGCTTCCTCGGCCTCGATAACATCGGGGTCTTTGATCGCTCCCACGCACTTCCTGACGGCGGCAAGCTTCACCAAGCCGATGGCACGGCATGGATGGCTTCCTACTGCCTGCTCATGCTTGCGATGTCGCTGGAACTCGCCGCGGAGAAGCCGGCCTACGAGGACATCGCCTCGAAGTTCTTCGAGCATTTCGTCAGCATCACGGACGCCATCAACTCGCTCGGCGGCACCGGCCTCTGGGACGATACGGATGGCTTCTACTACGATCAGCTCATCATCAACCACGACGACCCGGTGCCACTGCGCATCCGCTCGCTGGTTGGCCTCTTGCCCATGTGTGCGGTCACCGTGCTAAAGCAGACCACCATCGAGTCCTTGCCCGGCTTCCGGAAACGCATGGATTGGTTCCTGAGCAGCCGCCCGGAGCTTCTGAAGTATATCAATGTCCGCCGTCACACCGGTGACAAGAAGTCCGCACTCTGCCTGCTGGCCATTCCTTCCGAGGCTCAGCTCCGCAAGACCCTTCAACGCATGCTGGACCCGAAGGAGTTCCTTTCCGAATTCGGGATCCGCTCCCTGAGCAAGGCCCATGAAGAGGAGCCCTTCGTTTTCGAACATGGCGGCACCACCAATGAGGTCGCCTACACGCCCGGGGAATCGAACACCGACATGTTCGGAGGCAATTCAAACTGGCGTGGCCCGATTTGGTTCCCTACGAACTTCCTGATCGTGGAAGCCCTCGAGCGTTACCACCACTTTTACGGGGATAGCTTCAAAATCGAATACCCCACCGGCTCCGGCGTGCAAAAAACTCTCAAGGAAGTCGCGATCGACATTTGCGACCGCCTGATCTCGCTTTTCACCCCGGACAAGAACGGATACCGCCCCTGCTTCGGCGAGGCGCATCGCTACACGGATGTTCCGCACTGGCAGGAACTCCTGCTCTTCCACGAATACTTCCACGCGGAAACCGGGGAAGGCCTGGGGGCATCCCATCAAACAGGCTGGACCTCGCTTGTAGTCCGCCTCGTCCGGGAACGCCGCGAAAAACTCTGCCACAAGACGCTCTGA
- a CDS encoding cupin domain-containing protein, with translation MSAPVLLPPVVTLPEDAPVYDAFGDRVTFLLTGAQTGGQCTLFTVVTQPGGGPPPHWHENEEEIFHVLEGEAEFFRDGEWAAVPAGTTLYLPRGGVHSYRNAGQTPLKMLVQAIPAGFDTFFARCTEEFHRDGGPDMDRIVQISSEHGIFYQTP, from the coding sequence ATGAGCGCTCCCGTCCTTCTCCCCCCGGTGGTTACCTTGCCGGAAGATGCCCCGGTTTACGATGCCTTTGGTGATCGTGTCACTTTCCTGCTGACGGGTGCCCAGACCGGCGGGCAATGTACCCTTTTCACCGTGGTGACACAGCCCGGAGGCGGGCCCCCGCCTCACTGGCATGAAAACGAGGAAGAAATCTTTCACGTGCTGGAGGGCGAGGCCGAATTTTTCAGGGATGGCGAGTGGGCCGCGGTGCCCGCTGGCACCACCCTCTACCTTCCGCGGGGTGGAGTGCATAGCTACCGGAACGCCGGCCAGACGCCGCTGAAGATGCTCGTTCAAGCGATCCCGGCTGGCTTCGACACCTTTTTCGCGCGCTGCACCGAGGAATTCCACCGCGACGGCGGTCCGGACATGGACCGCATCGTCCAGATCAGCTCGGAGCACGGGATCTTTTACCAGACCCCCTGA
- a CDS encoding helix-turn-helix transcriptional regulator, with product MNRIDRLTGMILLLQSQRVITAEQIAAHFEISVRTVYRDLGALGEAGVPIIAEAGVGYSLMRGYHMPPVMFTEDEAAALFMSGEVTEQIADESLRLSLKAGLLKIKSVLPEDKKEYLNRLKNVVGVWFRRAGSDDKRDSLMPIQDAIVRRRCLALRYNAGNKGEITYRVVEPLGVVFYSRQWHLIAYCRLRKDFRDFRLDRFTSWEALEECYEGHASFSVKDFLHKLIESDELIPATVVVEAEVVERFRAEMPCTPVVEHKLGDGRVKMEILAFSVHWLTSWLMSFGTRVQVVEPPEMREAMHDAAMEIAGRYADVFSGV from the coding sequence ATGAATCGAATCGACCGCCTGACCGGAATGATCCTGCTGCTGCAAAGCCAGCGGGTGATCACGGCGGAGCAGATCGCGGCGCATTTCGAGATCAGCGTGCGGACGGTCTATCGGGACCTCGGGGCATTGGGGGAGGCGGGAGTGCCGATCATCGCGGAGGCGGGCGTGGGATATAGCCTGATGCGCGGCTACCACATGCCGCCGGTCATGTTCACGGAGGATGAGGCGGCAGCGCTTTTCATGAGCGGCGAGGTCACGGAGCAGATCGCGGATGAATCGCTGAGGCTTTCGTTGAAAGCGGGGCTGCTGAAGATCAAATCCGTGCTGCCGGAGGACAAGAAGGAGTATCTCAATCGCTTGAAGAATGTGGTCGGCGTCTGGTTCCGCCGGGCGGGTTCCGATGACAAGCGGGACTCCCTGATGCCGATCCAAGATGCGATCGTGCGGCGGCGTTGCCTGGCCCTTCGCTACAATGCGGGGAACAAGGGAGAGATTACCTATCGGGTGGTGGAGCCGCTGGGCGTGGTCTTCTATTCACGGCAGTGGCATTTGATCGCCTATTGCCGTCTGAGAAAGGACTTCCGGGATTTCCGCTTGGACCGCTTCACCAGTTGGGAGGCGCTGGAGGAGTGCTACGAAGGGCACGCCTCTTTTTCTGTGAAGGACTTCCTTCACAAGCTCATCGAGAGCGACGAGTTGATCCCGGCAACCGTGGTGGTGGAGGCGGAGGTCGTGGAACGCTTCCGCGCGGAAATGCCCTGCACGCCGGTGGTGGAGCACAAGCTTGGCGATGGCCGGGTGAAAATGGAGATCCTTGCCTTCTCGGTTCACTGGCTGACGAGTTGGCTGATGAGCTTCGGGACACGGGTGCAGGTGGTGGAACCGCCGGAGATGCGGGAAGCGATGCATGACGCCGCGATGGAGATCGCGGGGCGCTATGCGGATGTTTTTTCAGGCGTTTAG
- a CDS encoding PEP-CTERM sorting domain-containing protein — MRFETTIDASEHGGSASTPLVVTFSFDSELAPGTGPAEENEVNSKSYGPLSSMEIKLGSETISGVGDAGSGISVWNDTPDGDGIRIAVGPLPTPEETFLGMGVSGLSILLADPTGTLFSDASLPTSLSILSSSGMYQQTDFSLTTIGSFLLVMEQNFTPVEDRRPFTLTVVPEPGSLALCGIAALGTAGIRRRVRE; from the coding sequence ATGCGATTTGAAACCACGATCGACGCCTCCGAGCACGGCGGGTCGGCATCGACCCCGCTGGTGGTGACTTTCTCCTTCGACTCCGAGTTAGCTCCGGGAACAGGGCCCGCGGAAGAAAACGAAGTGAACTCGAAGTCCTACGGGCCGCTTTCCTCGATGGAGATCAAGCTGGGTAGCGAGACTATTTCCGGTGTAGGAGACGCAGGCTCCGGGATTTCGGTATGGAATGATACTCCAGATGGAGACGGGATCCGGATTGCGGTCGGCCCTCTGCCCACCCCGGAAGAGACCTTTCTGGGGATGGGTGTGTCGGGACTGTCGATCCTGCTAGCGGATCCGACGGGCACACTGTTCAGCGATGCGAGTCTCCCCACTTCACTCAGCATCCTCTCCTCCTCAGGCATGTACCAGCAGACGGATTTTAGCCTAACCACGATCGGCTCCTTTCTGCTGGTGATGGAGCAAAATTTCACTCCGGTGGAAGATCGCAGGCCATTCACCCTGACGGTAGTTCCCGAGCCGGGTTCCTTGGCCCTCTGCGGTATCGCAGCATTGGGAACGGCGGGGATCCGCAGGCGTGTGAGAGAGTAG
- a CDS encoding VOC family protein: protein MKDDALNWFEIFVSDLGKAKDFYGTILGSELTQVQSETTDCNMAIFNFNQELGVGGCLTQACDQCKPGAGGTMVYLNVEGELDNVLSRIPSAGGVVVRERMAIPPHGFIGIFSDPDGNVVGLHSMA, encoded by the coding sequence ATGAAAGACGACGCACTGAACTGGTTTGAGATTTTCGTGAGCGACCTCGGCAAGGCCAAGGACTTCTACGGCACCATCCTTGGCAGCGAGCTGACCCAGGTGCAGTCGGAAACGACCGACTGCAACATGGCCATCTTCAACTTCAACCAGGAACTCGGCGTGGGTGGCTGCCTGACCCAAGCCTGTGACCAGTGCAAGCCGGGTGCCGGTGGCACGATGGTCTACCTGAATGTGGAAGGGGAACTCGACAATGTCCTTTCCCGGATCCCGTCGGCAGGTGGTGTGGTGGTCCGAGAGCGCATGGCCATTCCGCCGCACGGCTTCATCGGGATCTTCAGCGATCCGGATGGCAA